A window of the Nitrosopumilus ureiphilus genome harbors these coding sequences:
- the npdG gene encoding NADPH-dependent F420 reductase, with protein sequence MKVGIIGGTGGMGKGFALRWSQNHDVIVGSRDAARAAESAVEYTNLAKEAFGEIKGSISGNDNVSVAKESDVLILSIPYENIDSVCSEILSKVKDSCVVVSPIVPMTKTDVGFECVSIKENKPFSYKLVLNHMKNKSKLVSAFHVISEKKLVNPTLELDYDIFVCGDDDDSVQVVNTLIDEIKGLRSIYLGPIELSYLAEMSTPLLLNAMIRNKIKNPGIKII encoded by the coding sequence ATGAAGGTAGGAATTATTGGTGGAACTGGTGGCATGGGCAAAGGTTTTGCTCTAAGATGGTCACAAAATCATGATGTAATAGTTGGCTCCAGAGACGCTGCAAGAGCTGCAGAATCTGCAGTTGAATATACGAATCTTGCAAAAGAAGCATTTGGTGAAATTAAAGGATCAATTTCTGGAAACGATAATGTTTCAGTTGCAAAAGAGAGCGACGTTCTGATTTTATCAATTCCTTATGAGAATATTGATTCTGTATGTTCTGAAATTTTATCAAAAGTCAAAGACAGTTGTGTTGTAGTATCTCCAATTGTTCCAATGACAAAGACTGATGTTGGATTTGAGTGCGTTTCAATTAAAGAGAATAAACCGTTTTCATACAAACTTGTTTTGAATCATATGAAAAATAAATCAAAATTGGTGTCAGCATTCCATGTGATTTCTGAGAAAAAATTAGTAAATCCTACTCTGGAACTTGATTATGACATATTTGTTTGTGGAGATGATGATGATTCAGTCCAAGTTGTTAATACTTTGATTGATGAGATCAAAGGTCTAAGATCAATTTACTTGGGTCCAATTGAATTGTCATATCTTGCAGAAATGTCTACACCATTGCTACTTAATGCAATGATTAGAAACAAGATAAAGAATCCAGGCATCAAAATCATCTAA